A stretch of the Mesorhizobium sp. Pch-S genome encodes the following:
- a CDS encoding transcriptional regulator GcvA, with translation MARKLPPLNALPSFEAAARHLSFSRAAEELNVTHGAVSRAVKNLEDQLGVQLFERATRSVRLTAVGEPYARAVRDVLDQLAIATASATSRHSNTTLNVSTSDGFAGKWLVPRLYRFHRAHGDIDVRVSTTGKLTNFRGDGIDIAIRYGSGDYPGLTSEFLAGEEVFPVCSPKLLEGAYPLREPEDLRHHTLIHDGYPIDWAAWLASARVEGVDPRSGLTFDSASFAVESAVQGEGVVLGRTMLVAADLASGRLVRPFARALKSLSSFYVVYLPDAIRQRKVRAFRDWLLSEIQPVET, from the coding sequence ATGGCTCGCAAGCTTCCGCCACTCAACGCCTTACCGAGTTTCGAGGCCGCCGCACGGCACCTGAGCTTCTCCAGGGCCGCGGAAGAGCTCAATGTCACGCATGGTGCCGTCAGCAGGGCAGTCAAGAACCTTGAAGATCAGCTCGGCGTCCAGCTCTTCGAGCGCGCCACGAGGTCCGTGCGTCTCACTGCCGTCGGCGAACCTTATGCGCGCGCCGTCCGCGACGTGCTCGATCAATTGGCGATAGCCACGGCTTCCGCAACGAGCCGCCACTCGAACACGACGCTGAATGTCAGCACGTCTGACGGTTTCGCCGGCAAATGGTTGGTGCCGAGGCTGTATCGCTTCCATCGCGCTCACGGCGATATCGACGTCCGGGTATCGACGACCGGGAAACTGACCAATTTCCGCGGCGATGGCATCGATATCGCCATACGCTATGGCAGCGGTGACTATCCCGGACTGACATCGGAATTCCTGGCTGGCGAGGAGGTCTTCCCCGTCTGCAGTCCAAAGCTGCTGGAAGGCGCGTATCCACTGCGTGAACCTGAGGATCTAAGGCACCACACGCTGATCCATGATGGTTATCCGATCGACTGGGCGGCCTGGCTTGCCAGTGCGCGCGTGGAAGGCGTTGATCCCCGCAGTGGATTGACCTTCGATTCCGCCAGTTTCGCCGTCGAGTCCGCCGTGCAGGGTGAGGGGGTCGTGCTCGGCCGCACCATGCTTGTCGCCGCCGATCTGGCCAGCGGCAGGCTGGTTCGTCCTTTCGCGCGCGCGCTGAAGTCTCTCTCCAGCTTCTACGTCGTTTATCTTCCTGATGCCATTCGTCAGCGCAAGGTACGGGCTTTTCGGGACTGGCTCCTCTCGGAAA
- a CDS encoding VOC family protein, with protein sequence MATIHPFLWFNGNSAEARDFYLSVFKDAKALGTREFTDGFSKAGAGVPHAVFDFELEGLKLTALDAGSMPPFNERLSLYIETRDQEETDYYYYHALIAGGGSEKPCGWLQDKFGVYWQVIPEIALKLMTDPDREKAHRARQAMYGMTKLIVADLEAAYAGQA encoded by the coding sequence ATGGCGACCATTCATCCCTTCTTATGGTTCAACGGAAATTCGGCAGAAGCACGGGACTTCTACCTGTCGGTTTTCAAGGACGCGAAGGCTCTCGGAACCCGGGAATTCACCGACGGTTTTTCCAAGGCAGGCGCAGGCGTTCCACATGCGGTCTTCGACTTCGAACTCGAAGGGCTGAAGCTGACGGCGCTCGACGCAGGATCGATGCCACCCTTCAATGAACGGCTTTCGCTCTATATCGAAACCAGGGATCAGGAAGAGACCGACTACTACTACTACCATGCGCTCATCGCCGGTGGCGGCTCCGAAAAGCCGTGCGGCTGGCTGCAGGACAAGTTCGGTGTCTACTGGCAGGTCATCCCGGAGATCGCGCTGAAACTCATGACCGACCCGGATCGCGAAAAGGCACATCGGGCAAGGCAGGCCATGTATGGCATGACCAAGCTCATCGTCGCGGACCTGGAAGCTGCCTACGCCGGTCAAGCGTGA
- a CDS encoding SDR family oxidoreductase, translating to MASLAGKKIVIVGGSSGIGLGVAAAALQNGADVTIVGRSNDKLQTARQSLGASSNLQGIVADMTKEAEVTRLFGEVGSFDHLVSTAGTPPPNYPINDTDMDFVRTFVDNKLVGAVMLAKHAARTLRSRGSMIFTSGINKDRPPVPGGSVVSAIAGSFSYFARALALELAPTRVNIVSPGWVDTPMWDELVGEAKSGFFKDMGSRLPAGKVANPADIASAYLYLMTSEFMTGETIHIDGGQRLI from the coding sequence ATGGCATCGCTTGCGGGCAAGAAAATCGTGATCGTCGGAGGCAGCTCCGGCATCGGGCTCGGCGTGGCTGCAGCAGCTCTGCAGAATGGCGCCGATGTCACGATCGTCGGTCGTTCGAACGACAAGCTGCAGACCGCACGGCAATCACTCGGCGCAAGCAGCAATCTGCAGGGCATTGTCGCAGACATGACGAAGGAAGCGGAGGTGACCCGGCTGTTCGGGGAAGTCGGCTCTTTCGATCATCTTGTCTCGACGGCCGGGACGCCGCCGCCGAATTATCCGATCAACGATACCGACATGGATTTCGTGCGCACCTTCGTCGACAACAAGCTGGTCGGTGCGGTCATGCTTGCCAAACATGCGGCACGCACACTCAGAAGCCGAGGCTCCATGATTTTCACCTCCGGAATCAACAAGGATCGGCCACCGGTTCCCGGCGGCTCCGTCGTATCTGCCATTGCCGGTTCGTTCAGCTATTTCGCCAGGGCGCTCGCCCTGGAGCTCGCACCGACACGTGTCAACATCGTATCGCCCGGCTGGGTCGACACACCGATGTGGGACGAGCTTGTCGGAGAGGCCAAATCCGGTTTCTTCAAAGACATGGGCTCGCGACTACCGGCAGGAAAGGTCGCCAATCCGGCCGACATCGCCTCGGCTTATCTCTATCTCATGACAAGCGAGTTCATGACCGGTGAGACCATCCATATCGACGGCGGACAGAGGCTGATCTGA